The DNA window TACGCGCGCGGCGATGGTGTCGCGCTGCTTCGGCGCCTCGGCGGAGTGAGGGCTCGCTAGACGCCTGGGCGACGCCTCAGTCCCAGCACCCACGCGAGGTTCGCGCGGGGCTCGCGGACGAGGTGGAAGTTCGCGACGGGCCCTATCAACAGCGGGGTCACGCCCGGGCCGTGCCCCGCGATGTGGCTGTCCGAGTGCACCACCACGCCCACGGTCACCGTGCCGGGTCTCGCGGAAGGGCCGAAGCGGTAGTCCAGCGAGCAGATGGCGACGAAGTCTCCCAGCCGCAGTGAGTCCAGCCGGTAGCGGCGGCGCACCCGCGCATCCGACAACTGGATGTCCAGGTCTCCCAGCACGCCCTCGGAGCGCCCGAAGCCGGAGCCCATGATGCGCGCGGGGATGAAGTGGGTGATGGGGACATGCAGCCGCCGTCCCTCGGTCCTCACGCCCCATCGTCGGAGGAGTCGTGGAGAGAGATTGAGCGCATGCAGGGACGGATGTCCGGGCAGCGCCAGGCCCTGGCCGTGCGCTTCAATCTGAATCCTGTCGCCAATGGCCAGCCGCCGCTTCACCCGGGGCGGGAAGTCCACGATGACGTGGTTGATGCCGCCGTGTTTGCCCACCACGGTCCCCACCGAGCCCACCGCGGCGCCATTGAGGACGCGCGCCCGGTTGCCCACGCAGGAGTAGAACATCAGCGCGCGGTTGGGCCCATCCGGTGGGCCCACCACTTCGCGGCCGTTGTTGTGGAGCGAGACACCCGCCTCCACGTGGTCTCCCGCGAGCCCCACGGCCGGGTCACCCACCCGGCGGTTGAGGACGATGCCTCCACTGCCGGGCAGGAGCCGAGGCACGCCGTCGCGGCCCATGCGATAGGGATTGGCTCGGATGATGGGGTGGGCCACCTGGCCCGCCACCGCCACCGCGACGAGCCTGTCCACGTTGGTGCGTGGAGTGCCTCGCGGCCTTGCTCCCGCTTCGGCGACGGGCGGCTGCTCGAAGTCGAGGTCCATGGAGGGCGTGCGTCAGGAGGCCATGTCCCGCGCGGCTCCCACGCCGGGGATGCCCAGCGTCGTGCGCAGCGTGGGTGTGACGCCTCGGAAGCTCCGGCCGTTGGGTGTCATCCGGTAGGCGGCAATCCACTCTTCTGCCACCGGGCCCAACGGAGAGACCTCCGTCTGGAAGTCCCTGAAGTCTCGCGTCTTGAAGGGATTGTCCGCCGCGAAGTTGAGGAGCAGCCGTCCCGCGTCCGCCATCTTCGAGCGCTGGGATATCTCCCCCGTGCCGCCCAGGTGGCGCTGTGACACGACTTCGATGACGTCCCACTTCGTGTTGGCGTCGAAGGCCTTCTTGATGTCCGCGCACTCGAGCGCGTCGAGGATGGTCTTGAGGTACTCGGCGGCCTCCACCGTGAGGGCCACGATGTTGCCGTAGGTGGCCCGGTCCAACTGCCAGCGCATGTCCGCGCCCAGTCGCTGGATGGTGGCCTGGCTCGCGAAGGGGCGCTCGTTGAGGGACTGCGAGCCCCGGATGACCTCGCCGATGAGGAGGTCCCGGAAGTACTGCGCGATGGCGGAGATGAAGGCGATGAACTCGCGGTGGAAGTTGCGGAACACCACGGCGCCGCGTGGCGCCGTCAGCGAGCCGTAGTTGAAGGCGCGCCGGTACGCGAGCTGCCGGTCCCTGGGCTTGTAGCGAAGCGGTTGGTGCTTCTCCATCAGGTAGAGTGCTCGGGCACCCGGGCCGCGCTGAATGCGGATGCGGCCGTCATGGAAGAGGCGCAGCAGGACGCCGGCGACCTGGAACACCTTCATCCGCTCGTGCTGGTAGATGAAGTAGAGCTCCGCGGCCGCGTGGAGCTGCGTCTGGATGACGGACTCGTCGAAGTCCTGGACGAGCACCGGCTTGCTGATGGACTCGAAGGGCGGGGCCCCGTCCTTCCCCAGGCCCATGAGGTCGGAGAACGCCGCGCCCGCCGTTCCATTGGCGGCCTTCGCGAGGAGCTCCTCCTCACGCTGCTGGAGTTGTCGCTGGAGCTCGGCCCGGTGCTCGGGCTGGGCCTGGGCGAGGACCTCGCGCTTCCACTGCGCGAAGAGGCGCTGAAGGGATTCCGAAGTGCCGATACTCATGGCGCACCACCTGGCTGCTTTGCGTTGATGGATGGAGAGGGCCGCACGTCAGTGGACCTGGCCGGACTCATCGGTCTTGGACTTGGGCGTCCTGGGCTTGCCTCTCACGGGAGCCGTGCCCCGGGGCTTGCTCTGCTTGCGCTGTCCATTGCGCGGGCGGCGCGAGGTAGGGGCCACCGTGGGCGTCGCGTTGAGCGTGCTGGGACGCGCTGTGGGGGCGCCACCTGGAGGCGTTTTTCCACGGAGTGACTTCGCGGCCGTCGGGTCCTCGAAGACGTCTTCCATGACATCGGCGATGCGGTCCACGGACACGCGCAAGGGGGGCGGGACCTGGGTCGCGAGGCTCAGGTCGGGCGTCTGTGCTGGGATGCCGGGCTCTGTGTAGAGCTCCGTCGGACGCTGGAGCAGCTCGATTCGATTCGCGCCCGTCCGGGAGAACTGAAGGGCGAGCTGGTTCCACTCCAACTCCATGTTGCGCTGTTCGACGCGGAACTGGTGTGCCTCTGCTTCAGTGGGTGGCATGCCGGGCGACTTGATTTTGAGCAACGCAGCAAGCGCGAACAGGTGCGCCGCCAGTCGCGAATCAGGCGTGCTGGAAAGGTTGTCGCGACGTGATTCCGCCCAGCGCAAGAGCACGCTCGCGTAGAGCGAGGCGCGCCTCTCCTCGTCGCCGGGCCGGGACGAAGTGCCCGTGCCCATGAGGTAGAGGTCCGTGGCCCGCTCTATGTCGAAGAGCAACCGGTCGAGCTGTACGGCATGCACTCCATTCAGCGGGTCGAAGTCGGGGTCCGCGAAGAGGGCATCCAGCTCCGCGGCGCACTCCGCGCGCCGACTGATGAGCTCCCGCACCGCGGAGCGGCCCTCGGTGTCCACGCGACTGAGCTGGGGCGTGGCGAACGGGAAGGGGAGCGACAGGTCCAGCATGCGGGCGGCGGCCCCCGGTCGGGC is part of the Myxococcus landrumus genome and encodes:
- a CDS encoding DUF4438 domain-containing protein — translated: MDLDFEQPPVAEAGARPRGTPRTNVDRLVAVAVAGQVAHPIIRANPYRMGRDGVPRLLPGSGGIVLNRRVGDPAVGLAGDHVEAGVSLHNNGREVVGPPDGPNRALMFYSCVGNRARVLNGAAVGSVGTVVGKHGGINHVIVDFPPRVKRRLAIGDRIQIEAHGQGLALPGHPSLHALNLSPRLLRRWGVRTEGRRLHVPITHFIPARIMGSGFGRSEGVLGDLDIQLSDARVRRRYRLDSLRLGDFVAICSLDYRFGPSARPGTVTVGVVVHSDSHIAGHGPGVTPLLIGPVANFHLVREPRANLAWVLGLRRRPGV